TTTTCCAGGGGGCTCTGGGGCAATGTGGAAAAAGTCTCAAGAAAATGGCGCCGATAGGCGTAGATACCGTGGTGTTTGTAGTAATGGACCTCGTGGTTATGATCCCGGTCATAGGGAATCGTGGCACGGGAAAAGTACAAGGCAAAAAAGTCCCTGTCGAACACCGCTTTGACGGCATTGGGATGGTTAATTTCCTCCTCCCGAACGATCCGGTAGATCAGGGTGGACATGGGAATCGAGGGATCCGCCAGCAGGGGTGCCACCACCTCGTCAATCTGCAGGGGTTCGAAAAGGGGCTGATCCCCCTGGATGTTGACGACGATATCGTTATCGTCCAGGCCGAGAACCGTCGCCGCTTCGGCGAGACGATCCGTACCGGATCGGTGGCGATCAGCCGTCATGACGGCCTGTCCGCCGAATTTCAGAACGGTATCGAAAATGCGCTGATCATCGGTGGCCACCACCGCGTCGGTTACGCTTGCAACCCGAAGTACCCGTTCATAGACATGCTGGAGCATGGGCTTGCCGCAGAGATCCGCCAGAGGCTTGCCCGGAAACCGACTGGACCCGTATCTCGAGGGGATAATGCAGACAATTCTCACAGATGGGCCTCCCGGGCACTCAGATAACGGGCCACGTAATCTCGGACCGACTCCTCCAAGGGATGGAAGGAAAGCCGGCAACCCTGGTTCCGGAGTTTGTCCATCTTCGCTTCCGTAAAATACTGATACTGAGTCCGCAGGTTTTCCGGCATCGGGGTATAATCGATCTGAGGCTCCAGGTTCATGGCATTGAAAACGGCTAAAACGAGATCGTTCCAGGTGCGGGATTGCCCCGTTCCAACATTGAAGATGCCGTTTTTATTGTCGTTTTCCATGAGCCACCACATGACATCCACGCAGTCCTTGACATAGACGAAATCGCGTCGCTGTTCTCCATCTCCGTAATCCGGCCGGTGGGATTGAAACAGGCGCACCCGACCCGTCTCCCTGATTTGGTGGAAGGCCTTGTAGATAACGCTGGACATATCCCCCTTGTGGTATTCATTGGGGCCGAAAACATTGAAAAATTTTATCCCCGCGACCCGCTTCTGTATCTCGTGACGCAGACACCATTGATCGAAGAGCTGCTTGGAGTAGCCGTACATGTTGATGGGCCGAAGATCGTTGATCCCTGCCTCGTCATCGTCAAATCCCCGCGTCCCGTCACCGTAGGTGGCGGCGGAACTGGCATAAATAAGACGGGCACTGTGCTTCAAGGCCCATTCGGTCACGCGGCAGGAGTAATGGAAGTTGTTCTCCATGAGGTAGTCGGCGTCCGTCTCGGTCGTGGAGGAACAGGCCCCCATGTGAACAAGGCACCTGACGGGAAAGGGCACCCGATCTTCCAGGATCATCCGAAGAAAAACGTCCTTGTGCAGAAAATCCGCGTAGCGTAGATTGACCAGATTTTGCCATTTGCCAGAGGTACCCAGACGATCAACGATGACCACATCATCGATTCCTTCACCGTTCAATTTCCAGACAAAGGCACTGCCGATAAACCCGGCCCCGCCCGTAACGACGATCATCTATTTATTCCCCCTGATCACGAGGTTGTACAAGATGCTCCATCACCCCGGAAGTCAACCTGCCTCGCTTCGTGAAATGAAAGACCCCTTGCTTGATTACAGTTCCCGTGCGGCCTTCACGATCGCCGTCTCAATCTGTGCCATCCGCTCATCCGACATTCTCACCTGGATACCCAGAACCAGGGTCCTGCCCAGGAGATCCTCAGCCTGGGGGATATCATTCCGTTCGTAGCGGATCTCACCCTTGTAGGCAGGATTCTTGAATGGGTACTGTTGCGGGTTCGCCGTCGCAAAAGACAGCATATGTTCCCAGTTGGGAGCGTAGTGCCATTTATTCGTTTTGTAACAGGTCGTATCGACACCGCCAGCCAACAGACTCTGCTGAAACTTCGCAGCCAGTTCCGCCGTCGGTAGATTGAAGGCGACAAACGTCGCCGTGTCGCCGTCCGGATCGGGCACTTCCCGGAAGCCGACATCCCGGACCCGGCTCAGGAAAGCTTTGATCCGCGCCTTGTTCTTGCGCTGTTCGCTGCAGACATAATCCAGTTTTCGTAGTTGAGCGAGGCCCAGGGCACCCTGGAGTTCGTTCATCCGGTAGTTGAATCCCAGGATATGCCGCCCCTCCATCGCCCGCGGGACAGCGTGATTATGGTCATGGCCGTGATCGTGGTACTCGTCGGCCCGCCAGGCGAATTCCTTGTTATCCGTAACAACCATACCCCCTTCGCCGGTGGTAATGGTTTTGTAATAATCAAAACTGAAAATGCCCATATCGGCAAAAGTACCCAGTTTTTTCCCTTGAAAGCTGCCGCCGCATCCCTGGGCGTTGTCTTCCAGCACCAGGAGGTTGTGTTTTCTCGCCACGGTCATGATTTTATCGATACGCGCCATGGCCCCACACATGTGAACGGGGATGACCGCCTTTGTCAGAGGCGTGATTTTCCTCTCAATATCCGCCGGGTCGAGGTTGAGGGTTGTGTCGATATCGCCCATGACCGGGATGGCCCCGACCTCCAGAACCGCTTCCCAACTCGCCACAAAGGTGAAGGCGGGAACGATAACCTCGTCGCCGGGCCCGACGCCCATAGCCGCCAGAGCCACCTTCAGGGCCGCAGAGCCGGAGGTGACACCCAGGGCGTGAGTCGTGCCGCAATAGGCGGCGAATTCCTCTTCCAGTTGCCTGACCTTGAAAATGCCCTTTCTTTCGTTATCGAATCCATAACGCATCAGCACGCCTGTTTCCATAACGTCCATGATTTCCCTTATTTCTTCCTTACCGATCAGTTCCGCACCGGCCATATGATGGTTCCTCCATTTACTTGTCTTAGTCTGTCACCTTGTATACTTTATTAATCCAGCCCTTCTCGCGGAAAGACCGGGAAAATGATGCTTTGCTATTCCGAAACCCGCCTTACCTTCTTGGAAGGATCCATGTTCAGACGACGCAACTTCCCGACATGGATTCCGGGCCGTCCTGCGCCTGCCCGGCATTGTGTTTCCTGCTCAGCAGCATTGCCTGTAAATTTCGATCATGTCCTCCAGAGTCATTTTGCATGGATTGTTCGCCAGGGGACGCGCCACCGTCAGGGCAACCTCGGCCAGATCCGGGAAAACCGTTTCGGGAATCTCCAGGGTATCCAATCGTGTTGTGACTCCGCAATCCTCGATCAGGGCTTCCACGGCCTCCACGGCCAGATAAGCCGCTTCCCGCAGAGGAAGATTGTCTGTCACCTCTCCCATGACCTCAGCGATATCCGTGAATTTTTCCAGGGAACCCGGCAGGTTGTAGGCCATGACAGCCGGAAGGATCATCGTGTTGGCCAGTCCATGAGGAACCCCATAGAGACCGCCCAGGGGATAGGACAGGGAATGGACTGCCGTCACGCCCGCGTTGGCCAGACCGATCCCGGCGTAGAGACTGCCCAGAAGCATCTGCTCACGAGCTTGGAGGTCGCTCCCGTTGTGGACGCAGGTCCGCAGGTTCTCCGAAATGAGACGGATCGCCTCCAGAGAAAACATCTCGCTCATGGGCGAGGCATTCAGTGAGGTATAGGATTCGATGGCGTGACACAGGGCATCGATCCCTGTTTCCGCTGTCGGTTTCGGGGGCAGAGTCAGCGTCAGAACCGGATCGCACAGAGCAATATCCGGATACAGGTAGGGGCTGTTCATCCCCTCCTTTTTCCTCAGGTCCTTTCGCACAAAAACGGCGGTGAAGGTTACTTCACTTCCCGTACCTGCCGTTGTCGGCACCTGAATTTGAGGCAGGCCCGCACCGGGGATGTTATTCAGACCGAGGTAATCCACGGCCTTCCCTTTGTTGCCCACAACGGCCGAAATGGCCTTGGCCGTATCCATGGCGCTTCCACCACCGATCCCGACGACACAGTCACATTTCCCCTTAACGGCGGCTTTCGCCCCTTCTTCAACCAGTTCGATGGGCGGCTCGGGGATCACCTTGTCGTATATTACATATTTCATACCGTCCTTTTTCAGAAGGTCCTCAACCCTTTCGCGAAAACCCGCCGCTGCCATATTCCGGTCCAAAACAAGGAGGGGCCGCGATCCCTTAAGCTCCTTGATATGCTCCACCAAGGCATCAAACGACCCGCTGCCGAAGACAATCTTCTTTGCGCCTGTAAAGGCAAATTGCATTTTCATATATGAACCCTCTCGTATCAATTTAATTGCACTTTCACTTTCATCATTTGCCGGAAACGGCTATTACAATGCCATTTTTATTACGGATGCCACCGTGTAAAGTCAAGTTTTTTCATCCCTCTCTCCGGCATTTGCCGTAAACCACTCCAACTGACGGCAGATACCCCGGATAATTTTCACTTCCTTAGCAAGAAGGGCCGTCCGTGCAAAGAGACGACGAAGATGCATCATCCAATATTCCGGGTTCTGGGGATTTAAAAAACCTATTTTTGTCAGGAGATCGCGTATCTGCCCGTACATGCCTTCGAGCTCGTATGATGTCGCCAGTTTGGGAATAGCAGGTCGCTCTGACATGGATTGCCAGACAAGGATTTCATAACAGAGGATCATGACGGCATGGGACAGATTGAGGGATCTGAATTCCACGGTGGGAATATTCACAACGAGATGGCAGAAACGCAGCTCCTCATTCGTCAGCCCCGTATCTTCGGGTCCAAACACAAGGGCCACTCGATTTTCCTGGGAAACCCCCCCGACCTGTTCAGCCATTTCCCGTGGACTGACCACGGGACCACGGGCATTGCCCAAACGCGCCGTGGTCCCGACTACATATTGAAAGTCGGCCAGAGCTGTTTCCAGACTGGGGGTATGTACAATTTCATCAATACGCTCAGAGGCTTCATGGGTGGCAAGCCGGTACATTTCATCACGGTCGAGCATCTGGTTTCCGACGACGATCAGACGATCGATACCCATGTTCTTTCCGCACCGGGCGACAGCACCCACGTTCCCGGCAACGCGTGGTTTGCAGAGAACAACGGCGATATGGCTGGTTCTGGATTTCATGAGTGACACGGACTTCGTGCCGTTCTTGTTTCGGTAGCTCACCTTAAAATGCGGCCCCTTTGTCTTCCTCCCCCTCTTCGTCCCCGGGCAATTCGATTTCCTCGCTTTCAGGATCGTCTTCGGATGCCTCCGGGGAAGTGTCCCGTTCAACCCGGGCCATGCCAACGATACGCTCTTCCTCGTTCAAACCGATGAGCTTCACCCCCTGTGTGCCCCGTTGAATAAGGGTGATTTCATCAACTCGGAGGCGGATAATTCTTCCCGTGTCGCTAATGAGGACCACATCCTCTTCTCCTGTTACCTGACAGATGCCGGCTACGTAACCGACTTTGGAAACGGTTTTCAGATTGATCGTTCCCTTGCCGCCACGACCCTGGAGAGGGTATGCCGAAACGACTGTGCGTTTCCCGTAACCGTTTTCCGATACGGTGAGAATGGCGTTCCCTTCCGATGCCAGAATTTCAAGACCGATCACATGATCGCCTTCGTCCATGCGGATTCCCATGACACCCCTTGCGGTTCGGCCCAGATCCCGAATGTTGTCCGCATGAAAACGGATGGCCTTCCCCTTTCGGGTCCCCAGAAAGATATCCTGTTGATTGTTCGTGATCTGAACATCGATCAACGCATCCCCCTCATCGCCGGACATGGCTATGATGCCCGTGGAGCGCGGGTTCGCATACGCCGATAAGACGGTCTTCTTGACAATCCCTTTCTGCGTTACCATAACAACGGAACTGTCGTCGGTAAAATCACGGACTGGAAGAATGGCCGCCAGTTTCTCTTGCTGAGATAAATTGATCAGGTTGATAATGGCCTTGCCGCGAGCGGCTCTCCCCGCCTGTGGAATTTGATAGACTTTGAGCCAGTATACGCGGCCTTCGGTGGTGAAGATCAGGATGTAATGGTGAGTCGAAGCGATAAATATTCTCTCCACAAAATCCTCCGCCTTGGGTTGCATACCCACTTTGCCACGGCCACCCCGACGCTGGCTGCGGTACAGACTGACGGCGTTACGCTTTATATAGCCGGAATGCGATACGGTGACCACCATGTCCTCTTCGACGATCATGTCCTCGATACCTATGTCTTCGATACTGGTCACAATTTCCGTCCGCCGCTCGTCGCCAAATCGGTCCCTGATTTCGATGAGTTCTTTCACAATCACATCAAGAATTTTTCTGGCATCAGCCAGAAGAGCAATCAATTCCTGAATTTTCCATGTCAACTCCGCATACTCTGTATCGATTTTTTCACGTTCAAGACCCGTGAGACGTTGCAACCGCATGTCAAGAATGGCCTTGGCTTGCGTTTCGCTTAAACCGAAACGTGTACACAAATGGGCTGTCGCTTCCTGAGGCGTACCTGCCGCCTTGATCACAGCAATAACTTCGTCGATCCGGTTCAAGGCGATGATGAGTCCTTCCAGAATATGCGCCCGCTCTTTAGCCCGGTCCAATTCAAACCGGGATCGCCGGATCACGACCTCGCGACGGAAGTCTATGAAACTGTTCAGCATTTCCTTAAGATTGAAGACCCTGGGTTGACCACGGTCTATGGCCAACATGATGATCCCGAAGGACGTTTCCATCTGGGTATGCTTGTAAAGCTGGTTCAGAATGACACCGGACTGCTCGTCCCGTCTCAAATCAATAACAACACGTATACCCTCGCGGTCTGATTCATCCCGAAGGTCCGTAATACCGGATATTTTCTTTTCCTTAACAAGTTCTGAAATGGATTCAATGAGATTAGCTTTGTTTACCTGATAGGGCAGTTCGGTAATGACAATGCTTTCCTTATCACTTCTGGCGTTCCGCTCTATCATCGCCCTGGCCCGCAATCGTATGATGCCTCGTCCCGTTTTATACGCAGAAAAGATCCCTTCACGACCGTTTATAAAACCAGCGGTGGGAAAATCAGGCCCGTGAATATAACGCACCAATTCCTCAATGGAGATGTCCGGGTGATTGATCAACGCCACCGTTCCATCCACGACCTCTCTCAGATTATGGGGGGGCATATTGGTTGCCAGACCCACGGCAATCCCCGAAGAACCGTTGAGAAGTAAAACCGGTATTTTGGCGGGTAAGACCACCGGTTCCTCCATGGATTCATCATAATTCGGAACAAAATCAACCGTGTTTTTATCAAGATCGGCCAAGAGTTCTTCCGTGAAACGATCCATACGGATCTCCGTATAACGCATGGCCGCCGGTGGGTCACCATCGATGGAACCAAAGTTTCCCTGCCCGTCGATCAGGGGATAGCGCATTGAGAAATCCTGTGCCATGCGGACGATTGTGTCGTAAGCCGCCTGGTCACCATGGGGATGATATTTACCAATAATATCACCAACGATACGCGCTGATTTTTTGAAGGGCCTATTCCATCGGTTTCCCATTTCATTCATGGCGAAGAGGGCCCGACGGTGAACGGGTTTCAATCCGTCACGGACATCCGGAATGGCTCGTCCTATAATGACGCTCATGGCATAGTCCACATAGGACTTTCGCATCTCGTCTTCTATATTAACCGGTATGGTTCTCTGGTGTGATAACTCTTCCATATAAAATAAAAGTCCCTTCCTGGCCTCTTGCCTGTTGGAGGCCGCATAACCGCCTATTTTTTATCATGATTGCAACGGGGTTTCAGACATCAAGATTGGAGGCATACGCGGCATTTGCGAAGATAAATTCCCGACGTGGTTCCACCTGATCACCCATAAGGGTCGTAAAAATTTCGTCCGCTACAACGGCATCCTCCACCTTTACCTGAAGCAACGACCGTTTTTCCGGATTCATCGTTGTTTCCCAGAGTTGTTCTGGATTCATTTCACCGAGACCTTTATACCGCTGAATCGAAATGCCTTTTCTTCCCAGATTCATAACATGCTCCACGACGGTGCTCATGTTGTCCAATTCCACTACGTGTTGTGACAATTCCCCTTCCAGGGCCATCCGATACGGCGGTTCGCCCAATACACTGACCTGATGCAACAGCGCCTTCACTTCAAGAAATATAGGCGCCTTCAGGACGTCTCGATCGATACATGTAACCTTTTCCACACCATTTCGCGACAAGACGAATTTCATTTTGTACAGGCCATTCTCGGGGTCCTGTTCTATCTCGGCTTTCACCAGGGATTCTCCGATCGCCTGTGCCGTCCGACGCATCACCCTTTCCATCGGTTCCGCCGTTTTAAAATCCCATTCGGATAGTGAGGGATCTCCCGCCAGAATACGCATGACATCGCGATCCCTGTTTTCCTTCTCATATTTGTTCATGATCATTTCAATTCTCATGACATTTTTCACCAGCGCATACAGCTTACTTTTCGTAAAATACGTGCCGTTTTCCGTGACAAGTCGGGTCTTGGCCACACCGCTGTCCAGAATGTAGTTTTCCATGTCTTCTGCATTTCTAATGTATTTTTCCGTTTTCTTTTCTGTTACTTTGAACAACGGAGGTTGCGCGATATAAAGAAAACCTCTTTCAACCAATTCACGCATCTGACGAAAGAAAAAAGTAAGCAGAAGAGTTCGAATATGATGGCCATCGACATCGGCATCGGTCATGATAATCACCTTGTGATAACGC
The Deltaproteobacteria bacterium DNA segment above includes these coding regions:
- the gyrA gene encoding DNA gyrase subunit A, encoding MEELSHQRTIPVNIEDEMRKSYVDYAMSVIIGRAIPDVRDGLKPVHRRALFAMNEMGNRWNRPFKKSARIVGDIIGKYHPHGDQAAYDTIVRMAQDFSMRYPLIDGQGNFGSIDGDPPAAMRYTEIRMDRFTEELLADLDKNTVDFVPNYDESMEEPVVLPAKIPVLLLNGSSGIAVGLATNMPPHNLREVVDGTVALINHPDISIEELVRYIHGPDFPTAGFINGREGIFSAYKTGRGIIRLRARAMIERNARSDKESIVITELPYQVNKANLIESISELVKEKKISGITDLRDESDREGIRVVIDLRRDEQSGVILNQLYKHTQMETSFGIIMLAIDRGQPRVFNLKEMLNSFIDFRREVVIRRSRFELDRAKERAHILEGLIIALNRIDEVIAVIKAAGTPQEATAHLCTRFGLSETQAKAILDMRLQRLTGLEREKIDTEYAELTWKIQELIALLADARKILDVIVKELIEIRDRFGDERRTEIVTSIEDIGIEDMIVEEDMVVTVSHSGYIKRNAVSLYRSQRRGGRGKVGMQPKAEDFVERIFIASTHHYILIFTTEGRVYWLKVYQIPQAGRAARGKAIINLINLSQQEKLAAILPVRDFTDDSSVVMVTQKGIVKKTVLSAYANPRSTGIIAMSGDEGDALIDVQITNNQQDIFLGTRKGKAIRFHADNIRDLGRTARGVMGIRMDEGDHVIGLEILASEGNAILTVSENGYGKRTVVSAYPLQGRGGKGTINLKTVSKVGYVAGICQVTGEEDVVLISDTGRIIRLRVDEITLIQRGTQGVKLIGLNEEERIVGMARVERDTSPEASEDDPESEEIELPGDEEGEEDKGAAF
- the rfaD gene encoding ADP-glyceromanno-heptose 6-epimerase, translated to MIVVTGGAGFIGSAFVWKLNGEGIDDVVIVDRLGTSGKWQNLVNLRYADFLHKDVFLRMILEDRVPFPVRCLVHMGACSSTTETDADYLMENNFHYSCRVTEWALKHSARLIYASSAATYGDGTRGFDDDEAGINDLRPINMYGYSKQLFDQWCLRHEIQKRVAGIKFFNVFGPNEYHKGDMSSVIYKAFHQIRETGRVRLFQSHRPDYGDGEQRRDFVYVKDCVDVMWWLMENDNKNGIFNVGTGQSRTWNDLVLAVFNAMNLEPQIDYTPMPENLRTQYQYFTEAKMDKLRNQGCRLSFHPLEESVRDYVARYLSAREAHL
- a CDS encoding RNA methyltransferase; translated protein: MKSRTSHIAVVLCKPRVAGNVGAVARCGKNMGIDRLIVVGNQMLDRDEMYRLATHEASERIDEIVHTPSLETALADFQYVVGTTARLGNARGPVVSPREMAEQVGGVSQENRVALVFGPEDTGLTNEELRFCHLVVNIPTVEFRSLNLSHAVMILCYEILVWQSMSERPAIPKLATSYELEGMYGQIRDLLTKIGFLNPQNPEYWMMHLRRLFARTALLAKEVKIIRGICRQLEWFTANAGERDEKT
- a CDS encoding iron-containing alcohol dehydrogenase, producing the protein MKMQFAFTGAKKIVFGSGSFDALVEHIKELKGSRPLLVLDRNMAAAGFRERVEDLLKKDGMKYVIYDKVIPEPPIELVEEGAKAAVKGKCDCVVGIGGGSAMDTAKAISAVVGNKGKAVDYLGLNNIPGAGLPQIQVPTTAGTGSEVTFTAVFVRKDLRKKEGMNSPYLYPDIALCDPVLTLTLPPKPTAETGIDALCHAIESYTSLNASPMSEMFSLEAIRLISENLRTCVHNGSDLQAREQMLLGSLYAGIGLANAGVTAVHSLSYPLGGLYGVPHGLANTMILPAVMAYNLPGSLEKFTDIAEVMGEVTDNLPLREAAYLAVEAVEALIEDCGVTTRLDTLEIPETVFPDLAEVALTVARPLANNPCKMTLEDMIEIYRQCC
- a CDS encoding DegT/DnrJ/EryC1/StrS family aminotransferase → MAGAELIGKEEIREIMDVMETGVLMRYGFDNERKGIFKVRQLEEEFAAYCGTTHALGVTSGSAALKVALAAMGVGPGDEVIVPAFTFVASWEAVLEVGAIPVMGDIDTTLNLDPADIERKITPLTKAVIPVHMCGAMARIDKIMTVARKHNLLVLEDNAQGCGGSFQGKKLGTFADMGIFSFDYYKTITTGEGGMVVTDNKEFAWRADEYHDHGHDHNHAVPRAMEGRHILGFNYRMNELQGALGLAQLRKLDYVCSEQRKNKARIKAFLSRVRDVGFREVPDPDGDTATFVAFNLPTAELAAKFQQSLLAGGVDTTCYKTNKWHYAPNWEHMLSFATANPQQYPFKNPAYKGEIRYERNDIPQAEDLLGRTLVLGIQVRMSDERMAQIETAIVKAAREL
- the kdsB gene encoding 3-deoxy-manno-octulosonate cytidylyltransferase, coding for MRIVCIIPSRYGSSRFPGKPLADLCGKPMLQHVYERVLRVASVTDAVVATDDQRIFDTVLKFGGQAVMTADRHRSGTDRLAEAATVLGLDDNDIVVNIQGDQPLFEPLQIDEVVAPLLADPSIPMSTLIYRIVREEEINHPNAVKAVFDRDFFALYFSRATIPYDRDHNHEVHYYKHHGIYAYRRHFLETFSTLPQSPLEKLEALEQLRALECGYRIKMVETAYDSVEVDTPAELARVRNILLNGTA